The Oryza brachyantha chromosome 6, ObraRS2, whole genome shotgun sequence region GATCTTTTGGAGGGAGGTGAGCCCTGCAAAAACTGCAGAACCCCAGTTCAAGCAGCAGAAGAGCATGACTGCTATGGCTACAAGAGCAACCTCCATGGCTGCAAGGAGTGCTGTCTTCATGCTAGGCAGCAGGTGGTTGAAACCTACTGCTCTGGTGTTACTCATGATGAAGCCAGGCTCTTCAGCTCTTGCCAATCTTAGCCCTCTCAATGCCCATATCACCAACCTCAGAAACACAGGGAACAGTGTGCTGCCTGCAAGAATCTGGCTGATGAGTAGCAAAAGGAGGCCATTGTTTGAGGAGAATACAGCCATACTCTCATTTGTCGGCAATAGCCCTCCATTTGTGAATGAGGAGACTGTCACAGATACTGAGAAGAGAGCTTTGTTGATACTTTTCCTGGTTACTACATCTCTGGCACTTGAAACATGAGCTATGTACATGAACACCAATAGAGAGCCAGTGACAAGAATAATGATCATGTATGCCAACATCACAAATACCAAATATCTGAGGCATCTCTTCTTGATATCATCAGAGTTTGTGGGTGGAGTTTGTGCAGTTGCCTCTTCTAACTGTGACTCTTCACACGAGGTAGCCGAACCGACTCTACGGTTTTCATGATCATGCCTGTTTTGCTTGCCTGATTCATGGACAAGACCAAGAAAGGAAAGGAACATCTCACTGCCTAAGAACATCAAGAGAGTTAGGACTAGTATCTGAGAACTAGAAAGATCCTCCATTTGGGTTGTGGCTAATCCTGTCACTGTAACTGCAGATGTCGATAGGAAAAACATGTCAACATAGCGAGGATTGTACCTGTGGTTGCTTGGCCTGAGCACCACCAAGGCAACAAAACCAAGCACATCAATGATAAGAAAATATGCTAGGTGAATCAAAAGCGGCCTAAGATGGAATGCGATGAACCGGCAGATGAACACCGATGAACTGATGGCATGTCTTGCAGAACTGACAAAGATATGTAGCCGAATAGGCATTGGAGGCAGAGGGCAGAGCCTCTAGCTCCTTATTATGTATGGCTTGATTCAAGATGGAACTACAACTATGATGAAATCTAAAGGTGACAATCGATCTCAGTGAGAGTAATTTATACAGCGCTTGACTACTGTACTCTCTACTGGTAGCCGGTAGAAGAATCTCGACCACTGATTTAGAGTTCTACCgacaataaaaagaaaatagtctACACTAGTAGTTGATACGGTAGTATAAATACATTTGATAATTGgattaaaaaagtaaataatcaAGATTAtttctactactagtagagaGTATTATAGAACAACTAATTTATGCAAGGACTGAGATAATACTTTAGTTTATTGGTAAATATTAGTGGAGAGGAAGCAGACATGTGTAACATGGTTGAGGTGCCTTTCAGAGCTTGATGGTAAGCCTGCGGAGCATGCAGATAGATACAGGAATGCTTATAAAAGCATAGCAATAACTTGCATGCGTGCCAAAATTTCGTTCTATTATTTGCCATAGTGCTAAGGGTAACTATGACCAGATAAGCAAGTGT contains the following coding sequences:
- the LOC102704626 gene encoding LOW QUALITY PROTEIN: probable cation transporter HKT9 (The sequence of the model RefSeq protein was modified relative to this genomic sequence to represent the inferred CDS: inserted 2 bases in 1 codon), with the translated sequence MPIRLHIFVSSARHAISSSVFICRFIAFHLRPLLIHLAYFLIIDVLGFVALVVLRPSNHRYNPRYVDMFFLSTSAVTVTGLATTQMEDLSSSQILVLTLLMFLGSEMFLSFLGLVHESGKQNRHDHENRRVGSATSCEESQLEEATAQTPPTNSDDIKKRCLRYLVFVMLAYMIIILVTGSLLVFMYIAHVSSARDVVTRKSINKALFSVSVTVSSFTNGGLLPTNESMAVFSSNNGLLLLLISQILAGSTLFPVFLRLVIWALRGLRLARAEEPGFIMSNTRAVGFNHLLPSMKTALLAAMEVALVAIAVMLFCCLNWGSAVFAGLTSLQKIINALFMAVNARQAGENSIDCSLVAPAVLVLFMAMMYTPSLTTFFSACQDHKQSNPEQDNKARKGNPFLKRMTLSPLAFNAALTMLVCITERRSLSTDPLNFSTFNIVFEVISAYGNIGLSTGYSCSRLLLMQPEKKGIACHDKPYSFSGWWSDSGKLVLVFVMLYGRXSEDSTSTRARSGDDEPKLSDLAQLVNLMFARSKNALYHRKRRRREYITLLLSSN